In Juglans microcarpa x Juglans regia isolate MS1-56 chromosome 8D, Jm3101_v1.0, whole genome shotgun sequence, the following are encoded in one genomic region:
- the LOC121242493 gene encoding DCN1-like protein 5 isoform X1: MPRTSKRKAAPPSVKSSDAVPVRSGKATSKTVEQIDRLFDSYANPSFGLIDPEGIETLCSDVGVNHTDIRILMLAWKMNAEKQGYFSKDEWRTGLRALKADNLNKLKKALPALETEVMMPQNFQDFYAYAFRYCLIEEKQKCVDIETICELLNLVLGSQFYAQVNSMTEYLKFQSEYRMLNMDQWMNFYHFCHEISFPDLQNYDSNQAWLLILDGFVEWMRENQC; this comes from the exons tcagGTAAAGCTACATCAAAAACGGTGGAACAGATCGATCGCCTATTTGATTCATATGCAAACCCATCCTTTGGCTTGATTGA TCCAGAAGGAATTGAAACGCTTTGTTCTGATGTGGGAGTGAACCATACTGATATTAGGATACTGATGCTTGCTTG GAAAATGAATGCGGAAAAACAGGGCTATTTTTCAAAG GATGAATGGCGAACAGGACTAAGAGCTCTAAAGGCTGACAatctaaataaattaaagaaagcaCTACCAGCACTTGAGACAGAG GTGATGATGCCACAAAACTTTCAAGATTTCTATGCTTACGCATTTCGATACTGCCTTATAG aagaaaagcaaaagtgTGTAGACATTGAGACAATCTGTGAATTGCTGAATCTTGTTCTTGGTTCCCAATTCTATGCCCAGGTTAATTCAATGACCGAGTATCTAAAG TTCCAGAGTGAGTACCGGATGCTAAATATGGATCAGTGGATGAACTTCTATCATTTTTGCCATGAG ATAAGTTTTCCTGACCTTCAAAACTATGATTCCAACCAAGCTTGGCTCTTGATTCTTGATGGATTTGTTGAATGGATGAGAGAAAACCAATGCTAA
- the LOC121242492 gene encoding class V chitinase CHIT5b-like, which yields MMKPALQRHFKIMASHSFLHILPIVYTLFIFITARSTAMAASRLPTVVKAGYYPSWVMDDLPPSAINTSLLTHVLYAFLVPNNVTFGFDISDSTAMILSNFTTTLHQKNRHVKVLYSIGGGGIEPDPFAAMAAKASSRQVFIDATIGVARKYGFDGFDLDWEFPESPKAMNDFALLLEEWRQAIRKEAKMTNRSPLLLTAAVYYSAEFLVYGSRRSYPAAAVRNNLDWVNVMCYDYHGSWDTSATGAHAALFDPKTNLSSVYGIKSWLKAGVPGNKLVMGLPLYGKTWKLKDPKLHEVGSTAVGVGPGDEGVLTYSQVVEFNRRTKATVAHDVDTVSAYSYTGTSWVGYDDALSTTAKVLFAQALGLRGYFFWALGYDNDWTITGQASSSWILDK from the exons ATGATGAAACCAGCACTGCAGAGACATTTCAAAATTATGGCAAGCCATAGTTTTCTGCACATCCTTCCTATTGTTTACACCTTGTTCATTTTCATCACTGCTAGAAGTACTGCCATGGCTGCCTCGCGGCTGCCGACGGTGGTCAAAGCTGGTTATTATCCTTCATGGGTTATGGATGATTTGCCACCTTCAGCCATAAACACCTCATTGCTCACCCATGTATTGTATGCTTTCCTTGTGCCCAACAACGTTACTTTTGGGTTTGACATCTCAGATTCGACGGCCATGATCCTCTCAAACTTCACCACCACCCTTCATCAAAAGAATCGCCACGTGAAGGTTCTTTACTCCATCGGTGGAGGAGGTATTGAGCCAGACCCTTTTGCTGCCATGGCCGCCAAAGCCTCCTCTCGGCAAGTTTTCATAGATGCAACTATAGGAGTTGCACGTAAATATGGGTTTGATGGGTTTGACCTCGATTGGGAATTCCCGGAAAGCCCAAAAGCAATGAATGATTTTGCCCTCTTACTTGAAGAGTGGCGACAAGCAATCCGCAAGGAGGCTAAGATGACAAATAGGTCTCCGCTATTGCTCACTGCCGCCGTCTACTATTCGGCGGAATTCTTAGTATACGGCAGCCGCCGCTCTTATCCAGCGGCCGCAGTCAGGAATAACTTGGACTGGGTCAATGTGATGTGTTACGATTATCATGGATCATGGGACACTTCCGCCACAGGGGCCCATGCTGCATTATTTGACCCAAAAACTAATCTAAGCTCAGTCTATGGGATTAAGTCGTGGCTCAAGGCCGGAGTGCCCGGAAACAAGCTGGTTATGGGTTTGCCACTCTATGGTAAGACATGGAAGCTCAAGGATCCAAAGTTGCATGAGGTTGGATCAACTGCCGTTGGCGTCGGTCCGGGAGATGAGGGTGTGCTGACTTACTCACAGGTGGTGGAGTTTAATAGGAGGACCAAAGCCACCGTGGCACATGACGTGGACACTGTTTCTGCCTATTCTTATACAGGGACATCTTGGGTCGGGTACGATGATGCCCTGTCGACAACAGCAAAGGTTTTGTTTGCTCAGGCACTTGGACTTCGTGGGTACTTCTTTTGGGCACTTGGCTACGATAATGACTGGACAATAACAGGGCAAG CTTCAAGTTCATGGATCCTTGACAAATGA